ACGACGAACGAGCGGTTGAGACATTGCGATCTCCTTGGCAGGTTCCCTGTTCTCTAGTACCGCGTTTCCTTGGGGAGGAGGACAGGCCTGTGGGGGAAGGTCGACGGCGCGCGGCGAGGCGACCTCAGCGCACCCAGGTGCGCGTCAGCGGGGGCCTCCCGGCCCGCTGTCGGGGCCCGCTGGCTTGTCGGATTCCTGGCGCGCCGTCTCCTCGCGGCCCGGAGGATCGACCTCCTCGAGGGCGTCGTTGGACGCGAGGCGCGCTCGTTCGTCGGCGTCCAGATCGGCCACCTCCGCGGCAGCTCGCGATCTCCGCGCCGGGTCTCGCGGCGGCTCGTGCGGTCGGCCTGGGATCGGAGCCAGGGGGGCGGGTGGATCCACGGCAGCCAGGTCCGGATCCTGGGCCTGGCTGCGCACCCAGACCCGCGCCGCCTCCTGGTCGAGACCAAAGACCGAACGCAGGTGCAGGTCGCGTTGCGGAAACGGCACCTCCAGACCGTGGCTGCGGAGAGCCGTTTCGAGTGCCCAGAAGTACGCAGCTTTCACTGCACTCGGGCGTTTGGTCGCTTCCGGGGTGAGCCACACCACCAGCTCGAAGTTGAGACTGCTGTCGCCAAAGCCCACCAGCCACACTCGTGGGCGGCGCGGCCCATCCTGGGCGAGAGTGAAAGGAACCTCGGCGGCAGCTTCGAGGGCCGCCTTCTTGACCAGCTCCTTATCGCTGCCGTAAGCGATCCCGAACGGAATGCGGATACGCCGGGAAAGATCGCTGAGGGTCCAGTTCACCACCCGGCCGGTGACGAACTCCGAGTTCGGTACCAGGATGTCGACGTTGTCGTTGGTCGAGATCAGCGTCGAACGGATATTGATGTCACGGACCTCGCCGTGCAGGCCCGAAGAAAGCTCTACGAAGTCGCCCACCCGCAAGGAGCGCTCGAAGAGCAGGATGATCCCCGAGACGAAGTTGCTGAAGATCGCCTGCAGTCCGAACCCGAGGCCCACTCCGATGGCACCCGCCAGCATTGCGAAGCGGCTGGTCTCGATCCCGAGAAAGCCCAGCGCGATCATGAATCCGATGCCGTAGAGAGCATAGGAGGCGAGTCGCGACAGGGTGTAGAAGGCGGCCCGGCCGGCGGCCTCGCGCGACGCCGCGCGCTGTGCGAGCGAGCGGCGCATCAGCAGCGCGAGCACCCAGACCGCGACGAGCGAGAGGGCGGCGCCGATCAGCCCGCCGACCGAAACCTGAAACCCACCAAAGGTGAGGCTGTAGTCCGCCACCGATTGCGCCTGATCGCGTGCCGAGTCCATGAGGCTCCCTTCGATTCCAGCTATTGGGCTGATCCCTAACGGTCGTTGCGTACCCAGACTTCCAGCCGGGGGGCCGAACCCTCGTACTGGGGGAATTCGGCTTCGAGCCGGTGCTGCCCGGTGAGCAGCTCGACCAGCGCGACGTCCAGCTCGCGCATGCCGCTGGTGCCGACGGCACCGCGGAAGTAGCGCTCGTTCTGTCTGAGGAGCCTCTTCGGAATGTGCTGGCGGAGGACGACCGCAGGCGGCGCGGCGCGGAGGCGGCGGATGTCGGCGCGCGTGATCGCGGCTGGGTTCGGCGATCCTCGGCGGCCGATCATGTTTCGAACTCGAAGAGCGCGGCGTCCGCGTCGGTCGCGCCGGTGAGGTTGGCGCGCACGATCTCGGCGGCGATGCGCGAGAAGGTGATCCCGTTGCCGCCGTAGCCCATCACGGCGTGCACGCGTGGTTTCTGAGGGAGCTTGCCGATGAACGGCAGCCCCGTGCGCGTCGTGCCGAACGCCCCGGTCCAGGCAAACTCGGGCCGCGCGTCGACCGACGGGAAGAGGCGCGCGAGCTTCGCCTGAAGTCGCGCGCTCTTCGCCGGGATCAGGGCGTCACGCGCCTGATCGTCGGCGAACTCCTCGTCCTCGCCGCCGCAGAGGATGCGGCCGTCACCGGTCGTGCGCAGGTAGAGGTAGGGGTCCGAGGACTCCCAGATCAGCGTCTCTTCCGGCCACAGCGCGCGCGGCTGCGGGCGCGTGGCGATCGCCCAGGTCGAGATCACCGCGTGCGCCGTCGCGGGGACGAGGTCCGTCAGTTCGTAGCCGGTCGCGAGGACGACGTGGGCGGCCGAGACGACCGGTCCGTCCGCGGTCGCAACCGTCACGCGGTCGCGACCTACTTCGATGGCGGTGGCCTTCGCCGGAGCGTGGCATCGGGCGCCGCCCTCGATGGCGCGCAACAGGAGGCCGGCGGTGAGCTGCCGCGGGTCGAGCGCGAGATTCCCGGGGCTCAAGATGGCCCCGGCGCGGGCGATACCGAAGCGCTCCCGCAGTCCTCCGCGCGTGAGGTACTCGGCGTAGAGCCCGGCGGCGCGTCGTGCCTCGGCCTCGGCGCGAAGTCCGCTCGCCCCGAGGTCGTTGCCGGCGAGCAGGAGTGAGCTCCGTTCGACCTTGCCGCAGGAGATGCCGAGCTCGTCGATCCGCGCCGAGAGATTCGCGACCGCGAGACGCGAGCGTCGCCAGGCCTGCTCCGAGCGCCCGCGGCCGAGGCTGCGGGTCAGCCGCGTCAGGGGCATATCGATCTCATGTTGCACGAGCGCCGTGGAGGCCGGCGTCGACCCGAGCAGAGGACCGCGCCGGTCGAGCACGATCACCCGGAACCCAGCCTCCGTCAGCGACTCGGCGACCATCGCGCCGCTCACCCCCATGCCGACCACGAGCACATCTGTGCGCGCATCGCGCCGGAGGCGCGAGCAGGACACGGAGGGCGCGCGGTAGGCCATCCAGACCGGGCGCCCGGTACGCAGATCGAGGGTGCGCTTCATCGGGTCATCGGGTCATCGAGTCATTGGGTCATGGGGGCATGGGGTGATGGAGTCGTGGCGTCGCGGACCGACACACTCAAAGGTGCGACTTGATGGGCAGAATGAGTGTTTCGGCGATCCGTTCCCGGAGCGGCCGGTCCCGCCACATCGCGTAGGTGAAAGCGGTCGCGTCGCGGAGGTCGAGCTCGAACACGGAGGTCATCTGCTCGGCGAAGGGAACGTCGAACACATTGAGACTGGCTTCGTCGTTGAGCCGGAACGAGCGATAGTCGAAGTTCGTCGAACCCACCGAGACGAGCGCGGTGTCGACGACGAGCATCTTCGTGTGCATCATCGTCGGCTGGTAGAGATGGATCTCCACCCCCTCGCGCAGGAGCGGCCCCCACTCGCTTTTCGACGCGATGCGTACGGTCTCCGAGTCGATGTGCGGCCCCGGCAGGAGGACCCGCACGCGCACGCCGCGGCGCCGCGCTTCGATCAGAGCCTCGATCAGCAGCTCGTCCGGGACGAAGTAGGCCGCCGCGAGATCGATGGTCGTGGCGGCGGAGGCCACCGCCATCAGATACATGAGGTGCATGCTCTCGCTGCCGCCCGCTGGGGAGGCGATGAACAATTGCGCCTGCATCGTGCCGGACGGCTGAAGCTCGGGAAAGTACGCCGG
The Thermoanaerobaculia bacterium DNA segment above includes these coding regions:
- a CDS encoding FAD-binding oxidoreductase — protein: MKRTLDLRTGRPVWMAYRAPSVSCSRLRRDARTDVLVVGMGVSGAMVAESLTEAGFRVIVLDRRGPLLGSTPASTALVQHEIDMPLTRLTRSLGRGRSEQAWRRSRLAVANLSARIDELGISCGKVERSSLLLAGNDLGASGLRAEAEARRAAGLYAEYLTRGGLRERFGIARAGAILSPGNLALDPRQLTAGLLLRAIEGGARCHAPAKATAIEVGRDRVTVATADGPVVSAAHVVLATGYELTDLVPATAHAVISTWAIATRPQPRALWPEETLIWESSDPYLYLRTTGDGRILCGGEDEEFADDQARDALIPAKSARLQAKLARLFPSVDARPEFAWTGAFGTTRTGLPFIGKLPQKPRVHAVMGYGGNGITFSRIAAEIVRANLTGATDADAALFEFET